The bacterium genomic sequence ATTAAAATAAGATTGAGCTTTCTCCTCATCGTTTTCAATAAAGCTGAGATGTTCCCATGTAATTATCGTTCCATGTTTTTGTATCTCTCTAGGATTCTCAATTAAAAATGCTTCCCACTTATTGACTTTTAATAGGTGATCAAAATCCAAAACTGCAGTAAATTGATTGTTGTCCAATTTTTTCGTTGAAATGGATAGTTTTCGACAGTATGATGCGGATGCAGACTTTAAACCCAAACTGAATCTACCCAGATCTTCTACCTCTCGGTTATCCCTTATGGATTTGTGTGCTATT encodes the following:
- a CDS encoding ATP-binding protein, with product MNTFEIAPSPNLMETISHSGYTLEAAIADLIDNSISGKARNISVDFNYRFMDSTVTITDDGYGMSLEDLKDSLRIAHKSIRDNREVEDLGRFSLGLKSASASYCRKLSISTKKLDNNQFTAVLDFDHLLKVNKWEAFLIENPREIQKHGTIITWEHLSFIENDEEKAQSYFN